A section of the Streptomyces sp. SCL15-4 genome encodes:
- a CDS encoding RNA polymerase sigma factor SigF, which produces MTTGLVGMTTGAGTELPDIADPQKIAPQDARELTKTFLDRLAVLEEGTHEYQYARNTLIEMNMSLVRFAARRFRNSGQDMEDVVQVGTIGLIKAIDRFEISRDVQFTSFAVPYIVGEIKRFFRDTSWSVHVPRRLQEARTELAKASEELRSRLGRAPRVSELAALMNLTEEQVVEVQIAANGYTSASLDAAITGDAEEGEAALSEFIGEEDSALELVEDFHALAPLVASLDERERRILHLRFVEERTQAEIGQELGVSQMHVSRLISRIVARLRAGMLATG; this is translated from the coding sequence ATGACGACGGGACTCGTCGGTATGACGACCGGCGCCGGCACGGAGCTGCCGGACATCGCGGATCCGCAGAAGATCGCACCCCAGGACGCCCGGGAGCTGACCAAGACGTTCCTGGACCGGCTCGCCGTGCTGGAGGAAGGCACGCACGAGTACCAGTACGCGCGCAACACGCTCATCGAGATGAACATGTCCCTGGTGCGCTTCGCCGCGCGCCGGTTCCGCAACAGCGGCCAGGACATGGAGGACGTCGTCCAGGTCGGCACGATCGGCCTGATCAAGGCGATCGACCGGTTCGAGATCTCCCGTGACGTGCAGTTCACCAGCTTCGCGGTGCCGTACATCGTCGGCGAGATCAAGCGGTTCTTCCGGGACACCTCCTGGTCCGTGCACGTGCCGCGGCGGTTGCAGGAGGCGCGGACCGAACTCGCCAAGGCCAGCGAGGAACTGCGCAGCCGGCTGGGACGCGCGCCCCGGGTCTCGGAGCTGGCCGCCCTGATGAACCTCACGGAAGAGCAGGTCGTCGAGGTCCAGATAGCGGCGAACGGCTACACCTCCGCCTCCCTCGACGCCGCGATCACCGGTGACGCCGAGGAGGGCGAGGCGGCCCTCTCCGAGTTCATCGGCGAGGAGGACAGCGCCCTGGAGCTGGTGGAGGACTTCCACGCCCTCGCCCCGCTCGTCGCGTCCCTGGACGAGCGTGAGCGGCGGATCCTGCACCTGCGCTTCGTCGAGGAGCGGACCCAGGCGGAGATCGGCCAGGAGCTGGGCGTCTCGCAGATGCACGTCTCCCGGCTCATCTCCCGCATCGTGGCGCGACTGCGCGCGGGGATGCTCGCCACCGGGTGA
- a CDS encoding response regulator, translating to MEVLLVEDDPGDELMTREAFEDNKIGNTLHVVRDGEEALDFLYRRGDYAGAPTPDLILLDLNLPKYDGRQVLERIKSDPDLAHIPVVVLTTSSAEEDILRSYKLHANAYVTKPVDLDQFIAAVRQIDEFFVTVVRLPRPNMS from the coding sequence ATCGAGGTGCTCCTCGTCGAGGACGACCCCGGCGACGAGCTGATGACCCGGGAGGCGTTCGAGGACAACAAGATCGGCAACACGCTGCACGTCGTCCGCGACGGCGAGGAGGCCCTCGACTTCCTCTACCGCCGCGGGGACTACGCCGGGGCCCCGACCCCGGACCTGATCCTGCTCGACCTCAACCTGCCCAAGTACGACGGCCGGCAGGTCCTCGAACGCATCAAGTCCGACCCGGACCTCGCCCACATCCCCGTGGTGGTCCTGACGACGTCCTCCGCCGAGGAGGACATCCTGCGCAGCTACAAGCTCCACGCCAACGCCTACGTCACCAAGCCCGTCGACCTCGACCAGTTCATCGCGGCGGTCCGGCAGATCGACGAGTTCTTCGTGACGGTCGTGCGCCTGCCCCGGCCGAACATGTCGTAG
- a CDS encoding sensor histidine kinase encodes MIALVLTGSVVGAELLARTSRVSDRLTESIQPARAEALRLQNALLDQETGVRGYVLGTDRQFLAPYTEGREAERDAASRLRGLVGDRPVLRDDVNTIERAAADWRRRYADPLIAGVTPGAARPADRATTEGGKAAFDHIRALFDTQNRHLSQAREHSRGELSRIRTVRNWVLGGMVAAFLLTAVVLAVLVHTLVARPLAALRTASRRVAQGEFQHRIVPAGPADIRAVSGDVEAMRRRLVTELDASRVQQEHLTRQAADLDAQAVELRRSNAELEQFAYVASHDLQEPLRKVASFCQLLEKRYGDKLDERGTQYIAFAVDGAKRMQILINDLLTFSRVGRVNDAHVPVALDKTLDKAVANLAAAAEESGAVIERPDELPEVTGDPTLLVMLWQNLLGNAVKFRHPERAPRVVVTCEPDPGAGEDGAAWRLSVTDNGIGIPEEFAEKVFVIFQRLHGRDAYSGTGIGLALCKKIVEFHGGRIWIDTAHTGGTRFSLTLPATAAGRPASPDATAPARTTPEGRPA; translated from the coding sequence ATGATCGCGCTGGTGCTGACCGGCTCGGTGGTCGGCGCGGAACTGCTGGCGCGCACCTCGCGCGTCTCCGACCGGCTGACCGAGAGCATCCAGCCGGCCCGCGCCGAGGCACTGCGCCTCCAGAACGCCCTGCTGGACCAGGAGACCGGCGTCCGGGGCTACGTGCTCGGCACGGACCGGCAGTTCCTCGCCCCGTACACCGAGGGACGGGAGGCCGAACGCGACGCCGCGAGCAGGCTGCGCGGGCTGGTCGGCGACCGGCCGGTGCTGCGGGACGACGTGAACACCATCGAGCGCGCGGCGGCCGACTGGCGCCGCAGGTACGCCGATCCCCTGATCGCGGGCGTCACCCCGGGTGCCGCCCGGCCCGCCGACCGGGCCACCACCGAAGGCGGCAAGGCCGCCTTCGACCACATCCGCGCGCTGTTCGACACACAGAACCGGCACCTGTCGCAGGCCCGGGAGCACAGCCGCGGCGAGCTGTCCCGCATCCGCACCGTGCGCAACTGGGTGCTCGGCGGCATGGTCGCCGCCTTCCTGCTCACCGCCGTGGTCCTGGCCGTCCTGGTGCACACCCTGGTCGCCCGGCCCCTGGCCGCCCTGCGCACCGCGTCGCGCCGGGTCGCCCAAGGTGAGTTCCAGCACCGCATCGTCCCCGCGGGACCCGCCGACATCCGGGCCGTGTCCGGTGACGTCGAGGCCATGCGCCGGCGCCTGGTGACGGAACTCGACGCCTCCCGCGTCCAGCAGGAGCACCTCACCCGGCAGGCCGCCGACCTGGACGCACAGGCGGTGGAGCTGCGCCGCTCCAACGCCGAGCTGGAGCAGTTCGCCTACGTCGCCTCCCACGACCTCCAGGAGCCGCTGCGCAAGGTCGCCTCCTTCTGCCAGCTGCTCGAGAAGCGCTACGGCGACAAACTCGACGAACGCGGCACGCAGTACATCGCGTTCGCCGTGGACGGCGCCAAGCGCATGCAGATCCTCATCAACGACCTGCTCACCTTCTCCCGGGTCGGCCGGGTCAACGACGCGCATGTCCCGGTGGCCCTGGACAAGACCCTGGACAAGGCGGTGGCCAACCTCGCGGCGGCGGCGGAGGAGTCCGGCGCGGTGATCGAGCGCCCGGACGAACTGCCCGAGGTGACGGGCGACCCGACGCTGCTGGTCATGCTGTGGCAGAACCTGCTCGGCAACGCCGTCAAGTTCCGCCACCCCGAACGCGCGCCCCGCGTCGTCGTCACCTGCGAGCCCGATCCCGGCGCCGGCGAGGACGGCGCGGCCTGGCGGCTGAGCGTGACGGACAACGGGATCGGCATACCCGAGGAGTTCGCCGAAAAGGTTTTCGTGATCTTCCAGCGCCTGCACGGCCGGGACGCCTACAGCGGCACGGGCATCGGCCTGGCCCTCTGCAAGAAGATCGTGGAGTTCCACGGCGGCCGGATCTGGATCGACACCGCCCACACCGGCGGCACCCGCTTCAGCCTCACGCTGCCCGCCACCGCGGCCGGCCGCCCCGCGTCACCCGACGCGACGGCGCCCGCCCGCACCACCCCGGAAGGACGACCCGCATGA
- a CDS encoding PP2C family protein-serine/threonine phosphatase — MLPTQHGLAGVPVPRDPTTVADAAGAWHEPSVLLIEDDEADALLVEELVADCSPGMRLTWVRSLAEARAALAAEAPDCVLLDLHLPDSHGLEGVARVRRYADVAVVVLTGLAEERRLAAVAAGAQDYLVKGRVDAELFGRAVRYAIQRKLAEQAAAALQAGQLRAEENRRLERGLLPTPLLRDATGLDIVARYLPGREQALLGGDFYDVVQTPDGCVHVLVGDVSGHGPDEAALGVGLRIAWRTLVVSGAPGARRLSTLEEILVAERTGEHIFATLTSIELPPDGRSARVTRAGHPGMLLRSGDRVDWIEVPGGPALGLLPDGLARWPVADLALPPGAGVVLFTDGLFEGRTGPGHQRLGEQGLLEVARSIATLPAEAFVDELIGRAETLAEDHGGLADDVAVLHLRWHRQPE, encoded by the coding sequence ATGCTCCCAACACAGCATGGGCTTGCCGGCGTACCGGTTCCCCGTGACCCCACCACCGTGGCGGACGCGGCCGGGGCCTGGCACGAGCCGTCGGTGCTCCTGATCGAGGACGACGAGGCGGACGCCCTCCTCGTGGAGGAACTGGTCGCCGACTGTTCTCCGGGAATGCGGCTGACGTGGGTCCGCTCCCTGGCCGAGGCGCGCGCCGCGCTGGCGGCGGAGGCACCGGACTGCGTCCTGCTGGACCTGCACCTGCCCGACTCCCACGGCCTGGAGGGCGTGGCCCGGGTGCGGCGGTACGCGGACGTGGCGGTCGTGGTGCTCACGGGCCTCGCCGAGGAACGCAGACTGGCCGCGGTCGCCGCCGGCGCGCAGGACTACCTGGTCAAGGGCCGCGTCGACGCGGAACTGTTCGGCCGCGCGGTCCGGTACGCCATCCAGCGCAAGCTGGCGGAACAGGCGGCCGCGGCCCTGCAGGCGGGCCAGCTGCGGGCCGAGGAGAACCGACGGCTGGAACGCGGGCTGCTGCCCACCCCGCTGCTCCGCGACGCGACGGGCCTGGACATCGTCGCCCGCTATCTGCCGGGCCGCGAACAGGCGCTGCTGGGCGGCGACTTCTACGACGTCGTGCAGACCCCTGACGGCTGCGTGCACGTCCTGGTCGGCGACGTCTCGGGACACGGACCCGACGAGGCGGCGCTCGGCGTGGGGCTGCGCATCGCCTGGCGCACGCTCGTGGTCAGCGGTGCCCCCGGCGCCCGGCGCCTGAGCACACTGGAGGAGATCCTCGTCGCCGAGCGCACCGGCGAGCACATCTTCGCCACGCTGACCAGCATCGAGCTGCCGCCGGACGGCCGTTCGGCGCGGGTGACGCGGGCCGGCCATCCCGGGATGCTGCTGCGCTCCGGCGACCGCGTGGACTGGATCGAGGTGCCCGGGGGACCGGCGCTCGGGCTGCTGCCGGACGGCCTGGCCCGCTGGCCCGTCGCCGACCTCGCCCTGCCGCCCGGCGCGGGAGTCGTCCTGTTCACCGACGGCCTGTTCGAGGGACGGACCGGCCCCGGACACCAGCGCCTCGGCGAGCAGGGCCTGCTGGAGGTGGCCCGCTCGATCGCGACCCTGCCCGCGGAGGCGTTCGTGGACGAACTGATCGGCCGTGCCGAGACACTGGCGGAGGACCACGGCGGTCTCGCCGACGACGTGGCCGTGCTGCACCTGCGGTGGCACCGGCAGCCCGAGTGA
- a CDS encoding MarR family transcriptional regulator → MTRLSGSGDDQPNGPGDDPLSVAREVADAVDGLANLWSVAAQGASLRLSPHQLRALRILEAEPGLNLTALAEGMEIGPPTASRLCDRLEAAGLLERLLHPHKRREVQLVLTGRGRQVLNEVAELRSQALAAVLAGMRPADREALSRGMRGFLTARDGTGRPHL, encoded by the coding sequence GTGACTCGTCTCAGCGGCTCCGGGGACGACCAGCCGAACGGACCGGGTGACGATCCCCTGTCCGTCGCGCGGGAGGTCGCCGATGCCGTGGACGGTCTGGCGAATCTGTGGTCGGTGGCCGCCCAGGGCGCGAGTCTCAGGCTGTCGCCGCATCAGCTGCGGGCCCTGCGCATCCTGGAGGCCGAGCCGGGGCTCAATCTCACGGCGCTGGCCGAGGGCATGGAGATAGGCCCGCCGACCGCCAGCCGGCTGTGCGACCGGCTGGAGGCGGCCGGTCTGCTGGAGCGGCTGCTGCATCCGCACAAGCGGCGCGAGGTGCAGCTGGTTCTCACCGGGCGCGGCCGGCAGGTGCTGAACGAGGTGGCCGAACTGAGGTCCCAGGCGCTCGCCGCGGTCCTGGCCGGCATGCGGCCCGCCGACCGGGAGGCGCTGAGCCGGGGCATGCGGGGCTTCCTGACCGCCCGCGACGGCACCGGCCGGCCGCACCTCTGA
- a CDS encoding PP2C family protein-serine/threonine phosphatase — MHDGNPCPVDHRVGHRRGPGPGRRRPRHHGGAGAGPGPLPQLADGTAAPLPRRGRRMGTAAARPAGHRRARRPARRVVAPGRLARAGPGRRPRPQLPPAPRPRRAAGARRPPLAEALLRADEDTAAVLRRLDEQERLVRLHREELHRTDQGVLALHSDLEAAALVQRGLLDAERAARTETERARHLLAFLGDASATVTSSLSPSAVLRRLSGLLVPRYAGHLDVWLFDEEDVPLRAEDDGGNRAGVPERSAATVAAARTGRPQHAAAHPGELPGVDDLPLRAPYPRRPQLAIPLTARRPLGVLTLSAPGPRFDPDTSVMLVELARRAAIALDNARRYERHRDTAETLQRAQLTELPAPPGLLLAARYLPATRGLNIGGDWYDAFLQPDGGVLAVIGDVTGHGLHAAVVMGRLRTALRAYAVESDSPAEILTRLHRMLRHLQPELYATALIARFRPGEPEVVWASAGHPPAVVRGADGTVRVLDARPGVMLGMPVPYVHTDHRAGLAPGSSLVLYTDGLVERRALGIDPGIERLGRALAGLSAPELEQDPQAAADALLKPLLRDCARDDDVCLLLCHTLA, encoded by the coding sequence ATGCATGATGGGAACCCCTGCCCTGTGGACCATCGCGTCGGTCACCGACGCGGCCCTGGCCCGGGCCGCCGCCGCCCGCGCCACCACGGAGGCGCCGGCGCTGGACCGGGCCCGCTTCCTCAGCTCGCTGACGGCACGGCTGCGCCGCTGCCTCGGCGCGGGCGGCGGATGGGAACTGCTGCTGCGCGTCCGGCGGGCCACCGCCGGGCACGACGCCCGGCTCGACGTGTCGTTGCGCCCGGCCGGCTCGCCCGCGCCGGACCCGGGCGACGACCCCGACCTCAGCTGCCCCCTGCCCCACGGCCCCGCAGGGCGGCCGGCGCCCGCCGGCCGCCGCTCGCCGAGGCCCTGCTGCGCGCCGACGAGGACACCGCGGCCGTCCTGCGCCGCCTGGACGAGCAGGAGCGCCTCGTCCGGCTGCACCGGGAGGAACTGCACCGGACCGACCAGGGTGTCCTGGCCCTGCACTCCGACCTGGAGGCAGCGGCCCTGGTGCAGCGCGGCCTGCTGGACGCCGAGCGGGCCGCCCGCACCGAGACCGAGCGGGCCCGGCACCTGCTGGCCTTCCTCGGCGACGCCAGCGCCACCGTCACGTCCTCCCTCAGCCCCTCGGCCGTCCTGCGCCGCCTGTCCGGGCTCCTGGTGCCGCGGTACGCCGGGCACCTCGACGTCTGGCTCTTCGACGAGGAGGACGTCCCGCTCCGCGCCGAGGACGACGGCGGCAACCGCGCGGGCGTCCCGGAACGCTCCGCCGCCACGGTGGCCGCCGCCCGTACCGGCCGTCCCCAGCACGCCGCCGCGCACCCCGGGGAGCTGCCCGGCGTGGACGACCTTCCGCTCCGCGCGCCGTACCCGCGCCGGCCGCAGCTGGCCATCCCCCTGACGGCCCGCCGCCCGCTGGGCGTCCTCACGCTCTCCGCGCCGGGTCCCCGTTTCGACCCGGACACCTCGGTGATGCTGGTCGAACTGGCCCGCCGCGCCGCCATCGCCCTGGACAACGCCCGCCGCTACGAACGGCACCGCGACACGGCCGAGACCCTGCAACGCGCCCAGCTGACCGAACTGCCCGCCCCGCCCGGACTGCTGCTGGCCGCGCGGTACCTGCCCGCCACCCGGGGCCTGAACATCGGCGGCGACTGGTACGACGCCTTCCTCCAGCCCGACGGCGGTGTGCTCGCCGTCATCGGGGACGTCACCGGGCACGGCCTGCACGCCGCGGTCGTCATGGGCCGGCTGCGCACCGCCCTGCGCGCCTACGCCGTCGAGAGCGACAGCCCCGCGGAGATCCTCACGCGGCTGCACCGCATGCTCCGGCACCTGCAACCCGAGCTGTACGCCACCGCGTTGATCGCCCGCTTCCGACCCGGCGAGCCGGAGGTGGTCTGGGCCTCGGCCGGCCATCCGCCCGCCGTCGTGCGCGGAGCCGACGGCACCGTGCGGGTGCTGGACGCCAGACCGGGCGTGATGCTGGGCATGCCGGTGCCGTACGTCCACACGGACCACCGGGCCGGCCTGGCTCCCGGCTCGTCCCTGGTGCTGTACACCGACGGCCTGGTCGAACGCCGGGCACTGGGCATCGATCCGGGCATCGAGCGCCTCGGCCGGGCCCTGGCCGGGCTGAGCGCCCCGGAGCTGGAGCAGGACCCGCAGGCCGCCGCCGACGCCCTGCTCAAGCCGCTCCTGCGCGACTGCGCCCGGGACGACGACGTCTGCCTGCTGCTGTGCCACACCCTGGCGTGA
- a CDS encoding MarR family winged helix-turn-helix transcriptional regulator — protein MTTTAVELLEVVWGRASTAPTSASQLRVLHILEHHDGINLRTLAETLASTPPSTSRLCDRLQAAGFVERVASPEDRREVRLHLSGRGRAFLADLRARRERELRKVLADMPAAKRIALLEGLEAFCATAATQILDDASDPGSQTA, from the coding sequence GTGACCACCACGGCCGTCGAGCTGCTGGAAGTCGTGTGGGGCCGCGCTTCGACGGCGCCCACCTCCGCGTCCCAGCTGCGCGTGCTGCACATCCTGGAGCACCACGACGGCATCAACCTGCGCACGCTCGCCGAGACCCTGGCGTCCACCCCGCCGTCCACCAGCAGGCTGTGCGACCGGCTGCAGGCCGCCGGTTTCGTCGAGCGGGTGGCGAGCCCGGAGGACCGGCGGGAGGTGCGCCTGCACCTCAGCGGCCGGGGCCGCGCCTTCCTCGCCGACCTGCGGGCGCGCAGGGAGCGGGAGTTGCGCAAGGTGCTGGCGGATATGCCGGCCGCCAAGCGGATCGCGCTGCTGGAGGGACTGGAAGCGTTCTGCGCCACCGCGGCGACGCAGATACTCGACGACGCCTCGGACCCGGGCAGCCAGACCGCCTGA
- a CDS encoding tetratricopeptide repeat protein, with product MCGHLPLAIEIVASRLLARPSWGTSDLLRQLRTGGAHLTQLRDGERSMTHVFELSYRALSAEQQLVFRRIGLHVGTEFTPHAVAALTGLSAPVAGRVLEELLAHHLVSEKSPYRFTMHDLLRDYARSLIESGDTESEDDCRRAERALVEHYVRTADRADRLAYPFRSRIDHQAADPGLSCPELADAQAAEQWLISEGANLLDTLDWLVHHGSERQLAFSVHVLAGFLDMEGHAVTAEPLLRRAVAHWDAAGDSAARARALLDLGAVHTHSSRYAEAISAASEALDVARSLGEWELQSECVHQLSIPLWQTGQYAQAQELQKRSLNFLLRTDNKRQIARSRNLLGITHLHLAENSEALECFTSALAGFTEIADGRGRYSTLNNIAQLCQRMGDLRAAESAYREAIGVAEGMGNKRDRATLQMNLASVLDALGKAEEALVLYGQVLPVLRAVGDRRGEAIALNGIGRAHRAAGRGEQALPRHLAALEVIRRIHAAGEEADVLYDLALTERDTGRTDQAVTHLEESLSVSRRIGAPAEEARAARALAELRGTLNEPVQ from the coding sequence ATGTGCGGCCACCTGCCCCTGGCCATCGAGATCGTCGCGAGTCGGCTGCTCGCCCGGCCCTCGTGGGGCACGTCCGACCTGCTGCGCCAGCTGCGCACCGGCGGCGCGCATCTGACCCAGCTGCGCGACGGGGAACGGTCGATGACCCATGTCTTCGAGCTGTCGTACCGTGCGCTCAGCGCGGAGCAGCAACTGGTCTTCCGGCGCATCGGGCTGCATGTCGGCACGGAATTCACCCCGCACGCGGTGGCGGCACTCACCGGCCTGTCCGCCCCGGTGGCCGGGCGCGTGCTGGAGGAACTCCTGGCCCACCACCTGGTTTCCGAGAAGTCTCCGTACCGGTTCACCATGCATGATCTCCTGCGCGACTACGCGCGATCGTTGATCGAATCCGGTGACACCGAGTCCGAGGATGATTGCCGGCGGGCCGAACGCGCCCTGGTGGAGCACTACGTTCGGACCGCGGACCGGGCGGACCGGCTGGCCTATCCCTTTCGCTCGCGCATAGATCACCAGGCGGCCGACCCCGGTCTGTCATGTCCCGAACTCGCCGACGCCCAGGCGGCCGAGCAATGGCTGATCAGCGAAGGCGCCAATCTGTTGGACACACTGGACTGGCTTGTACACCACGGATCGGAACGGCAACTGGCTTTCTCCGTCCATGTGCTGGCCGGATTCCTGGACATGGAGGGGCACGCCGTCACGGCCGAGCCGTTGCTGCGACGAGCCGTCGCCCACTGGGACGCCGCAGGTGACAGCGCTGCCAGGGCGCGCGCCCTGCTCGACCTCGGCGCCGTCCACACCCACAGTTCCCGGTACGCGGAGGCGATCTCGGCCGCGAGTGAGGCGCTGGACGTCGCACGTTCCCTCGGGGAATGGGAGCTGCAGAGCGAATGTGTCCACCAGCTGTCGATCCCCCTCTGGCAGACGGGCCAGTACGCCCAGGCCCAGGAACTCCAGAAAAGGTCTCTCAATTTCCTGCTGCGAACGGACAACAAGCGGCAGATCGCGCGGAGCCGGAACCTGCTCGGGATCACCCATCTCCACCTCGCCGAGAACAGTGAGGCATTGGAATGCTTCACGTCGGCGCTGGCCGGTTTCACGGAAATAGCGGACGGGCGAGGCAGATACAGCACGCTGAACAACATTGCGCAACTGTGCCAGAGGATGGGTGATCTGCGGGCGGCCGAAAGCGCCTATCGCGAGGCGATAGGCGTGGCTGAGGGAATGGGAAACAAAAGGGACAGGGCCACTCTTCAGATGAATTTGGCGAGCGTGCTGGACGCGCTCGGGAAAGCCGAGGAGGCCCTCGTCCTGTACGGACAGGTCCTGCCGGTGCTGCGAGCCGTGGGCGACCGGCGCGGCGAGGCCATCGCGCTGAACGGGATCGGCCGGGCCCACCGCGCGGCCGGCCGCGGCGAGCAGGCCCTGCCCCGGCACCTCGCCGCCCTGGAGGTGATCCGCCGTATCCACGCCGCAGGTGAAGAGGCCGACGTCCTCTACGACCTGGCCCTGACCGAGCGCGACACCGGACGCACGGACCAGGCCGTGACGCACTTGGAGGAGAGCCTCTCGGTCAGCCGGCGCATCGGGGCCCCGGCCGAGGAGGCCCGTGCCGCCCGCGCCTTGGCGGAGTTGCGCGGAACGCTGAATGAGCCTGTGCAGTAG
- a CDS encoding BTAD domain-containing putative transcriptional regulator, whose protein sequence is MEFEIRLSGAVEVRAAGRRGDLGSTKTRLTLAALAWDAGRTVSVDTLIHRIWDDHPPGKAREALHAHISRIRACLRFAGSDAPAIVSRTNSYVLHVDPDRVDLRCYTNCVDQARALKDSDDPESVLGLLDRADGLWRGEPLAGITGSWAEHLRTAVGETGLVAAMTRTEILLGQGRFADAVPVLLPLAREHPVDEALAERLAVALYGSNRTAEATRLLQRTRQRVVRDIGLDAGRGLHRVHQGILAGTPAAALLGSTGGGGKKPARPAPGVPDNLPRDVPWVGRRDELRRLTSALCEGQDGSAVVVTVEAIDGMGGVGKTALAVHLAHRLRDRFPDGRLFLHLGGGHPGRTATTAARALTELLRLLGMEAKELSHDTDALAALWRTATRDRRMLVILDDAAGSEQVRPLLPGASPTAVIVTSRRRGFPDFPECGRSPSTCCRARTRWRSSRGGWGCGPVPTKRTSPRSSGCAATCPWPSRSSRVGCSPGPRGARPTCCASCAPAARI, encoded by the coding sequence GTGGAGTTCGAGATTCGGCTCTCAGGGGCGGTCGAGGTACGAGCGGCCGGCCGGCGTGGTGATCTCGGATCGACGAAGACCAGGCTCACCCTGGCCGCCCTCGCCTGGGACGCGGGCCGCACCGTGAGCGTGGACACGCTGATCCACCGCATCTGGGACGACCATCCGCCCGGCAAGGCCAGGGAGGCGCTGCACGCCCACATCTCACGGATCCGGGCCTGCCTGCGGTTCGCCGGGAGCGACGCGCCCGCGATCGTCAGCCGCACCAACTCCTACGTGCTGCACGTCGATCCCGACCGGGTGGACCTGCGCTGTTACACGAACTGCGTCGACCAGGCACGCGCCCTCAAGGACAGCGACGACCCGGAATCCGTCCTCGGTCTGCTGGACCGGGCGGACGGGTTGTGGCGCGGCGAACCGCTGGCCGGGATCACCGGTTCCTGGGCGGAGCACCTGCGGACGGCCGTCGGTGAGACCGGCCTCGTGGCCGCGATGACCCGCACCGAGATCCTCCTGGGCCAGGGGAGGTTCGCCGACGCCGTTCCCGTCCTGCTGCCGCTGGCGCGGGAGCATCCCGTGGACGAGGCGCTGGCCGAGCGGCTGGCCGTCGCGCTGTACGGGAGCAACCGCACGGCCGAGGCCACCAGACTGCTCCAGCGGACGCGGCAGCGCGTGGTCCGCGACATCGGCCTCGACGCCGGCCGCGGCCTGCACCGCGTCCACCAGGGCATCCTGGCCGGCACGCCGGCCGCGGCCCTGCTCGGGAGCACCGGTGGCGGCGGGAAGAAGCCGGCCCGGCCGGCCCCCGGCGTCCCGGACAATCTCCCGCGGGACGTCCCGTGGGTCGGACGGCGCGACGAACTGCGACGGCTCACCTCGGCGCTCTGCGAGGGCCAGGACGGCTCGGCCGTGGTCGTCACGGTGGAGGCGATCGACGGGATGGGAGGCGTCGGCAAGACCGCGCTGGCCGTCCACCTGGCACACCGATTACGGGACCGCTTCCCCGACGGGCGCCTCTTCCTGCACCTGGGCGGGGGCCATCCCGGCCGGACGGCCACCACCGCGGCCCGGGCCCTCACCGAACTGCTGCGGCTGCTCGGCATGGAAGCAAAGGAACTGTCCCACGACACCGACGCGCTGGCCGCGCTGTGGCGTACGGCCACCCGGGACCGCCGCATGCTGGTGATCCTGGACGACGCGGCCGGGTCCGAGCAGGTCCGTCCGCTGCTGCCCGGCGCCTCGCCGACGGCCGTGATCGTGACCAGCCGCCGCCGCGGCTTCCCGGACTTCCCGGAGTGCGGCCGGTCTCCCTCGACGTGCTGCCGCGCGCGGACGCGATGGCGCTCTTCGCGCGGCGGCTGGGGGTGCGGTCCGGTGCCGACGAAACGGACATCGCCGAGATCGTCCGGATGTGCGGCCACCTGCCCCTGGCCATCGAGATCGTCGCGAGTCGGCTGCTCGCCCGGCCCTCGTGGGGCACGTCCGACCTGCTGCGCCAGCTGCGCACCGGCGGCGCGCATCTGA
- a CDS encoding zinc ribbon domain-containing protein, with the protein MLPVRPGKPVAPRRPVVRPVEAPDEVAGTPCPACGTPNPPGRRFCRRCAAPLKPEAKPAPLPWWRTVWPLRRRVRASSGRGVRFLVILAVLVALCAAGLFLLPAGRALFEDTRDKLSKTKPVTPVSIRASAEVPGHPAKNTTDGVSNHYWGAPAAGASVTYTFQEPFRLVDMIITNGASKSPEAYADQGRALRMDLEVTTRDGERHHKQLVLSDKPGPQTIPTAFSDVTTIRLP; encoded by the coding sequence GTGCTCCCCGTACGCCCGGGCAAGCCGGTGGCCCCGCGTCGTCCGGTCGTACGGCCCGTGGAGGCGCCGGACGAGGTGGCGGGGACGCCCTGCCCGGCCTGCGGCACGCCCAACCCGCCGGGCCGCCGTTTCTGCCGGCGCTGCGCGGCCCCGCTGAAGCCGGAGGCGAAGCCGGCCCCGCTGCCGTGGTGGCGGACCGTGTGGCCGCTGCGCCGCCGGGTGCGGGCGAGTTCGGGCCGGGGCGTGCGGTTCCTGGTGATCCTGGCGGTGCTGGTGGCGCTGTGCGCGGCCGGCCTGTTCCTGCTGCCGGCCGGACGTGCCCTGTTCGAGGACACCCGGGACAAGCTGAGCAAGACCAAGCCCGTGACGCCGGTGAGCATCAGGGCGAGCGCGGAGGTACCCGGGCACCCGGCGAAGAACACCACGGACGGGGTGAGCAACCACTACTGGGGCGCGCCGGCGGCCGGCGCGTCGGTGACGTACACGTTCCAGGAGCCGTTCCGGCTGGTGGACATGATCATCACGAACGGCGCGTCCAAGTCGCCGGAGGCCTACGCCGACCAGGGCCGCGCGCTGCGGATGGACCTGGAGGTGACGACGCGGGACGGTGAGCGGCACCACAAGCAGCTCGTCCTCAGCGACAAACCGGGCCCGCAGACGATCCCCACCGCCTTCAGCGACGTCACCACGATCCGCCTTCCCTGA